The stretch of DNA CTGTCAATGGGTATGTTTGTTTTCAGTTACTAATAATCTGGTACCATAAGTCACCGGGGTAATCGATCAGGATTGTTTCATGTTGAACTGTTGAAGGTATGAAGGAACAGGGCGATCATTGTCTTTGAAGCTTCTCCAGCAACTAGAATCCCAAAGCCAACCATCTACTCAATCTAATGGATCTAATTCAAGTAAGAGTTGTTTAGGTTTTCAACTTTTTAATGAATTACTTTTGGAAGAAACTTCCATGTTCCTTGTTATTTTGCATTTATTGTCTGCTTTGTTTAATCCTGTAGGTAGGCAGTTTAAGAAAATTGAATTGAACGAATCTATTAGATATGCCTCTGGTGACCCTATTGAGAAATGGCTTAATGACTTACTTTGTTTGGACCTTGCAAACTCCATTCCGAATATTACTAGGTAAGCATTTTCCAAATACCCCCCCTCTTTTTACCGTTCTAAGTTTGTAGGATGTCTAACAAAGAATTCTGGTTCCTTATTAGGCTACCTCACCCGAAAGAATGTGATCTGTATTATGTCAACCGGGACACACTTTTCTCATATCACAAGGAGAGTGAGATATTTTTACAGGTGCAGATAAATTATGTTTCATTTTCGGCTCTCCCTTCATATATTTGGAAAGTTAGCTCACTGATACTTAAAAGGAATTATATAAACTGAAGGAGAATGCATTTCATGTTCCTAAATGGATAGTGCTCTCCTTGATATTTTCAGCGGATGATGGCACTTTATGTTGCTTCCCACTACAAAAATTCACCTAATGATTTGCAATTAATGGCGGATGCACCGGCTCATCATTTGTTTGTTTTGCTTGGTATGGAATGAGCCTCCTGCACTATAATACCTTTTCGGTATGGTAATATTATTGTgtggtacttattttttatctTTGTTTGGTAGGCCCTGTTGATGAGTCCAAAAACCAGTTCCCAGATATTCTGTGTGTAATCCAGGTGTGTACTTGAGTTAATCTTGTAGGATACTATTTTGAAATTTGCTCCTGATGATTCTTCTCATTGGTATCTTTTATTCTTTGATTGCACAGCACTGATAACATGAAACATTGTCACATAAACGCATAAAGTATTTGTCCAGACACTAAGTGCGGCAATACTTGTTTTTATTGTACTTATCCCAAAAGCATCTGGGTTGAAATATGGCTACTTCATTGACCTAATTGACTTTTCTTCGAGTTGATTCCCTGTGGACTAAAATTTCTGCACATATCAACCTAGTCCTAGAACCTCTCGAGCAACATTCATTTTATTTTTATTGGATATATGCACGTATCGCTGTATCAGTGTTTTTTGGGAAAAAAATGTTGTGTTTGCTGTATTTCACATCCATATCCTTATTGGGGTATATTTGTGGAATTTTGTCTCTGCTACTTTTGTGCTTTGATCTATTTAGTCCTTTGTTTGCTGATAATTCTTTAAGCCATTGTGTACATGGGAACTTGTCAAATAATTACTAGTCTTAAGATTTGTAATGAGAACTAGCATTCTTAGCTGTTGGATTCAATCTAAGAGAATCTAATATTCTAATCAAGCACCGAAGCCACATATAGTTTTCATATTTCACCTTGATCTACACTGTGCCAGTTTGTTCTTGTTCTTGAGACCTCTTAATGTTCCATTTTAAGGTTATTTCATCTAAATTCGCCATGTAACTCACAAATACTAGATATGTAATATTTTAATTTGTATTTTCAGGTTTGTTTGGAAGGGAAAATATCTCGAAAGTCGGCTATGAAAAGCCTTAGCGAGGGTCGTGCACCTTCTGGCGATCAAATACCTTGGAAATTTTGTGAACAGTTCCAAGACAATGTATTTCCTAGTCTCTCAGGAGCCCGGATAGTGCGAATTGCTGTCCATCCTAGTGCCTTGAGGGTAAttccttttttcttttcatGTGACTTGGTTTGCATATGTTAACATCATTCTAAATGTTCATCGCTTAATGCAGCTTGGGTATGGTTCAGCTGCTGTGGACCTTCTAACAAGGTACTCTCCTTTACAGTGATTTAGTTTGCATTTGTATGGCATTTATGATTATTGGTGATCTGATCCTGATTCTAAATTATACTGTTCTTGACAACGATTTAGTTTAGGGATTATTGGTGTCCTGCTTCTGGTTCTAAAACAAGCTCAACACTTACAGCTACAGTCTTAACCATAGTGGCACTTTTTCACATGTACAATTTTTATGCAGAAACATTTCTCGGAAATATGTATATCATTTTGTGTTATTTTATGAAAAGGGCCGATAGCTGAACGAAGGATGCATCTTTTGTAGCTCTTCTCATGTTATTTGACCAGTACTTCTTTTTTTCATTGAAGGTACTATGAAGGGCAAATGACACTGTTTGCTGATGATGAGGAGGAAACTGAAGAGCCTGAAGTGAAGATTACTGAAGCTGCAGAGAAGGTTCGAACTTACAACTGTATTTATGCAATGATTCATTTTTATGTCTTCATTTAAAAAGTCAAAAATAACTTGAACTAGCACAAATTTACAAAGAAACTTAGATATACTTCACATACTTGAATCTCTTGCTAATCTTTAACTGTATGACACTAATTAGGgaaattatatttaatactcaCCAATATATTGCATTGAAAAAGAATCCCGTTTTCATTTTTGCCTACTGTTTAGTCTGGAGCATATGATTGTTTACCAGGTGGTGGcacagttttttttttcttggggTATATTTGGTTATATCCATACTGTTATACAGTCATATTGTTGTACTTTGTCCATATTTATGCATATTTCATCCTCAACTTTGAGTTAAACAATGCATTTGTTGAATGATCTCAATTCAATATTGAATTTGTTGTATATTACCCAGTGAATACATGATTACTGAATTTGTTATAGTTGTATGCATCCATTCAATATTTAGTGTTGGACATATGATTCTGTTTAATTGTATaatcaattatattattattattattctaCAGCTGGCACTAATATGCTATCACTGAGTTTATAATAACATCGGCACATTACTTATCCTTAGGGACAACAAATTTCAACTTCTTATATGTTGTTTCAGGCTTCACTGCTAGATGAGAACATTGAATGTAGGGCAAATCTTCCGCCACTCCTTGTTCATCTTCGTGAACGTCGTCCTGAGAAGCTCCATTACCTTGGTGTATCTTTTGGACTGACACAAGAACTTTTCCGCTTCTGGCGGAAGCACAACTTCTATCCATTCTATGTGGGCCAGATTCCAGTAATATATCTAACTTGACCTGCCATAGCAGACCAACAGTTCTTCACGTTTCACCTTCTGTTGTGCTTATTGTTGTCTTTTTTTCAGAGTGCTGTTACTGGTGAGCACACCTGTATGGTTTTGAGGCCCTTAAATAGTGATGACATTGAAGTTAGTGAGTCAAACAAATGTGGATTTTTGGATCCGTTTTATCAAGGTATGAAATTCTTCCATGTTTTGTTTTACACCGTTTGCATTTCTAACTGAAACTGCTTCGTATGCTTCACCTGAAATTCCATATTTTTATGGGTTCTAATCTTTGTAATATGTAGATGTACAAGATGGCATATTTGCTATTTCTTTTACTGCCTTCATTTGTTTTAGGCTTATTTTTGGCACACGGTGTTCTAATCTTCGAAtcttttgtgtttcttattcttattttctatgggtttcatctctagcctaccccaacttgcttgggacaaaaggctaagttgttgttgttgttattttTGGCACACTAACTAAACTTTAAAGCCATATTCAGATTTCAGACAACGATTCAGGCGGCTATTGGGAACTTCTTTCCGGCATCTCAATTTTAAGCTTGCAATGAGGTATGAACTTTCAAACTATTGGCACAATGAATTTGGCAGTATTCTAATTTTCTGTTTGGTCTATTTTCTAGTGTCTTGGCTTCGAAGATTGATTATTCAAACCATGGACCATCGGAATATGATAACAATAGCGCATCAAAGTTGTTGGGAGACATGCTATCACCACATGACATGAAGCGGTTAGAAGCGTATTCCAACAACTTAGTTGATTATCATCTGGTAAGAAATGCAATTATCTATTCCAGAAGATCAAGTATATGCAGTTTTAATGCATGTGCAGAATTTATTCTTCTGAGTGCTGTAAAATATCTGCTTTATGCATCTAAGACATCATTCCAAATTTCATGCCCTTGGTATTGTAGATTCTGGATCTTGTCCCTATTCTTGCACACCAGTATTTCTCGGAGAAGCTTGCAGTATCATTGCATGGTGCCCAAGCAGCTGTTTTGTTCTGTATGGGTCTGCAGGACAAAGACATAGGCACTGTAAAGGTTAGCTCAGGTTTAATTCCAAGTACAGAGAACTTAACATTCTCATCAAGATTATTCACATCTGTTCTCTTAATTTCTATACTGACAGGAAGAACTGGGGATAGAAAGGGAACAAGTTCTTTCTAACTTCATCAAGACAATGAAGAAGTTATACAGTTACCTTCATAACATTGCAGGAAAAGAAATTGAAGCAACATTACCTCGACTGAAGGAGGTAAGCTAGTACATTTAGTTTCATTTTGTAAACTTCATAATTCCATGTAATAGTTCCATTTCAAAGTTGGCCTCTATTGGCATGCTAGCGGGTATGCATTACTATAATATAATGGAATTTGTTTTTACAAACTTCATGTTTTTTTTTACTATACCCAGATTGAAATGCCCCCTCATAACAAATCAATGGATGAGGATCTTGCAgaagcagccaaggaagtagAGGTGAGAATTCAATTCATCATCAATTAATACTTTTAAATTCCATGAACCATCAGTGGATGCAAGCACATTGACACTATAATAGGTGGAAGAGCAAGATTcttgttttttctttttgagaATTCAGTGAAGAGCCAGATTCTGTCTGTCTTTAAGGCAAAACTCGAATTTCAGCCCCAGTTTAGCTATGACTATACATTTTGATCCATCTTTCTAATATAGATCCATAAAGGCAATCATGTGATTGTGTCAGGCATGAAACCAAACATGTAGACTTTTCCCCATATTGACACTTATGTTTGTGCAAAACACAGGAAAAGAGAAGAGCCGCAAATGAAGCTCCAGTGGACCCAAAATTTCTGCAGAAGTATGCaattgatgatgatgacaatgGAATTGAGAAGGCCCTAAAGAGTGCCAAGGTGTCTGCAAGCGGTGTTATTAGCGTGAAGTCCAACAAAACAAAGGCAGACAAGAAAGAGAAGCACAAGGAGATGGGCAGATCCAAGAGGAAAGGAACTGATGGCGGCAGATCCGAGTTGAAAAAGAAGAGGTCTTAAAGTATCCCTTTGAAGTTGGGTCTGTCAAACAATTTGCCCTACCCTATTGTCGGAAACCACGATGGTTCTTTGATCTGATAGAAAAGGAGGCGACGAGCAGAGGGGGTTGAACGTGGCCAATTCTCTGGTAGCTGTCTACAATTTTGATGTAACATTTCATGTTTTAGAAAACAGTTTTCGCTGTATCTTGACTGCTTCCTAGTTTGATCAACTGCTGATGTTATATAATAGTATTATATTAGATTGCTTTTGCTTTGCTGATTTAGCTGGTTAATTTCCGATGGCTCTTCTGTTTTTTTTGTTATCTCGCTGCACTGCATATTGGTCCAACATATCCATTGATTACTCAGGGTCACTTGCAACATGCTAGTGCTTCTATGCTTCTCATTGGAATAGCAACAAGGCATCTACTAATTCGAGCCTCTTGACTTGAAAATTCCACTGTATATCGGTAGTTACATGGAGGCGTCCCTGATAACCGGGGGTCAAGCGGCAACAATGCACAACGACGAAGACATGGCACTTAATCGAGATGGCAGAGCAACATGTCGATCCAGCAATCTCCTGCAACACAAACTTCTGCGATGAAACGCCAGGTTTACTTGGGGAAAAATATCCATGAGAATCGCGTCACTTTCTCCACGTATCAAAAGAATTACTCGTCTAATAAATTCCAAAGGCCAACACATGCACCATCATTCCCTTTTTCCACCAAAGCAATAAAATACCCTCGTCCTAGTTAGTACACTAGCACCTCACCAAACGCCACAACCCTCAAAACTAATCAACCAATCTGTCTATCGACCCAAAGCTCCTGCGACCCGCAGCCGCAAGAAGGGGAAAGAAAAATCAATCCCCGTTGGTGGCTTGGTGCACCAGCAGTTCCAGACCAGCCTACCGTTACACACCCGCGCAGACGCGGAAACGGAGGGCGCGTTCCTCTCGAGCACACGAGCACGACGCCGACGACGACGGGGGTCTGATCTGGTCTCTGAAAACTCCGGAAAAACTAAGCCAAAAAAACGGTGAAAAGgaagcgagcgagcgagcgaagGGTGGTACCAAACGCAACCACCCCGATCCCGTCAACCCAACCAACCAACCATCACCCTCCGCCCTTTTCCGGCCTCCCCCATCATTTCTCCGTCCCCCTCCCCGCCCGCCCGACCGCGACCAGCCACCGTCTCGCCCGCTCCGCCCCCGCCCCTACCCCCGCGGTTGCTTCAGATCCCCTCTTCCCCCCGAGGCCGAGCGCCCTCCAGCGCGGCAGCGCCACTGCGCGCGCATATAAATCCTAATCCTATCCCCATCGCTCTCCCCACCCGCTCGCCCACCTGCTGCGCGTTTGCTCCGCGCGCCATGATCTGAATCCCAGGCGGCGGGCTCGGTCGGTGCGGCTGCCGTCCTCTGGATCTGGGGGGTGATCGGTCGCCGGCCGAGTCGGGGGAGGAGCGGGATCTCGGGCGCACGGAATGGAGGTCTTCGGCCCCGTCACACCCGGACAGGTGCGGGCGCGCGCGCCATTTCCACGCTCTTATCCGCTCGCCCCCTCGTTTTGTTTTTTGCTTCGTCAGCTTCAGCAGTGAGATCTGGCCGAGCTTAGTTTTAGTTCGTTGGTTTGCTTTGCTTTGCTCTGGGGAGTAGCTGTGCCGTGTGCGAGCGCAATTTGAATTCCAGCACGACCAAATTCCGCGAGATTGTTCGAAGCTCTGAGTCCGTGTACATGGAGGCAGACACGCAGTTCGGAAGTACAAACAGCAGCTGGGTCTTGAGTAGTTGCAGTTTTAATGCCATGGTTTAAGGTAGCTCCAGGGTTCCAGGGATAATTCAGTGCCCACTAACTAATCTGTGCCCCCGCACATGAGTCCCCGTACCTAACAAGTTTGGTGGGTGGACTTGTGCTCCTGGGAGGTGTCGTAGCTTTGAAGTTGTATGCTACTTATGACTTAACGTGAAGCATAATTCTTGCTCTGTGGTTGTGGTTTTGACTGGGTCCAATGAAGAAACTCGATTTTCATCTTCTGCTCCTTGTAATATTTTTCCTGTTAGTCATCATGGTTCCGTTTCAGCTTGATCATGGAAGAAATTTTATTAATGCTTTGAATCAGTATATGTGGAGTTGAGCTGTGATATGAAAAAGCAATGGGAAGTATGTTGTCTGCTGAAAACCACTAGAGCAGATTTGCCATCATATCAACTCCATTATGCTAGGATATAGGGATCCTGGAACAACATCACCAAATTATAAATTTCTGAGGACTACAACCTCAATGCAAAACGATAAAACAATGTTAATTTTAGTCTTACTAGTCTGATGCTTTCTTTTATGAACTAACTGCTAGCTATGATTATTCGGGGTGCTAGCATGGACTATGGCACTAACATTTTGCTTTCTCTCAGGTGTCATTTCTGCTAGGTCTATTCCCTGTCCTCATCGCATGGATCTACTCCGAAATCCTCGAATACAGGAAGTCTTTATCACATGGCAAAGTGTAAGATTTCTTTCCAGAAACTCTGGTTTTAATTAGCGTTAGGGCCGCAGATCTGAACCGGTATCTCTAATTAAGCAAAAAATCGTAATAAGTAAATGTTAAAGGCGAACTGCATACTGCCGTTCCAAATTATTCGACGCTGCAATTGGAGTTTTCTTTTTTTAGATCAGGTAGTATTGAAATCATGGAAAAAAATTGAAGAACAGTGTTTTAATATTCCCCTGTTATTTCATTATCTTGTCATCTGCAGTCATTCAGATGCTAATTTGGATAACGGAACCATCAAGGAGGATGACAAAGTGGTATTACTTGAAGGAGGCCAGTCCAAATCACCATCTACAAAGTTCAGGAACTTGTCTACCAAAGCCAATTTGATACGGTACTGTCTAACGGGCTAACTCAAGCTATTAGGGTTACAGCCTTATAGCACATACAGTTGTGGATTATTGATGTATCTATGGTTGTGAGCTGTAGGTTTATAACAATGGACGAGTCTTTTCTGCTTGAAAACCGTGCTGTACTGAGAGCCATGTAAGATCTTTAATAATAATGGCATGCACCCTCAGCCTTCTGGCTATGTGATCATCTGCTGATACTTTTCTGCCCTCTAACTGTTTTATAGGGCTGAATTTGGCATTGTTCTGGTCTATTTTTATATTTGTGACCGGACAAACATATTTCCAGAAAGCAAGAAGGTAATAATGTTACTCTGGCTGGTTACTCTTGACAAACAACACTGCCGTAAGTGGTACATTAAACTGCAGTAGGTGTTTGTTTACTACCTTTTGATTATAGAATGTTTCTCATTGCTGAGGATTGCCCTAGTTACTTCTAGTTTTATGATATACTATGGCCTGTTTCTTACATGTTCTTTATGTCTTTTTCTTGGATTATAACCCTTGTTTTGTTTTTGACAGAGCTACAACCGTGATCTGTTTCTGTTTCTGTACATTCTTCTTATCATAGCGTCAGCGCTTACTTCACTTAAGAAGCACC from Panicum hallii strain FIL2 chromosome 3, PHallii_v3.1, whole genome shotgun sequence encodes:
- the LOC112886901 gene encoding RNA cytidine acetyltransferase 1-like, encoding MRKKVPETIRDLIENCVRKRQRSMFVIVGDKSRDQIVNLNYILSKSRVKSRPSVLWCYRDKLEISSHKKKRAKQIKKLMQRGLMDPEKADPFSLFLETSDITYCLYRDSERVLGNTFGMCILQDFEALTPNLLARTIETVEGGGLIILLLRSLSSLTSLYTMVMDVHARFRTESHTQAAARFNERFLLSISYCEACIVMDDELNILPISSHTQSAKRNQVTNNEDSEGLSERERELKDLKDQFREDFPVGPLIGKCCTKDQSNAVINFLSSILDKTLRSTVALLAARGRGKSAALGLAIAGAIAAGYSNIFVTAPSPENLKTLFDFVCKGINALEYKEHLHYDVIKSADPEFKKATVQINVYKQHRQTIQYLKPHDHGKLSQVELLVIDEAAAIPLPIVKAMLGPYLVFLSSTVNGYEGTGRSLSLKLLQQLESQSQPSTQSNGSNSSRQFKKIELNESIRYASGDPIEKWLNDLLCLDLANSIPNITRLPHPKECDLYYVNRDTLFSYHKESEIFLQRMMALYVASHYKNSPNDLQLMADAPAHHLFVLLGPVDESKNQFPDILCVIQVCLEGKISRKSAMKSLSEGRAPSGDQIPWKFCEQFQDNVFPSLSGARIVRIAVHPSALRLGYGSAAVDLLTRYYEGQMTLFADDEEETEEPEVKITEAAEKASLLDENIECRANLPPLLVHLRERRPEKLHYLGVSFGLTQELFRFWRKHNFYPFYVGQIPSAVTGEHTCMVLRPLNSDDIEVSESNKCGFLDPFYQDFRQRFRRLLGTSFRHLNFKLAMSVLASKIDYSNHGPSEYDNNSASKLLGDMLSPHDMKRLEAYSNNLVDYHLILDLVPILAHQYFSEKLAVSLHGAQAAVLFCMGLQDKDIGTVKEELGIEREQVLSNFIKTMKKLYSYLHNIAGKEIEATLPRLKEIEMPPHNKSMDEDLAEAAKEVEEKRRAANEAPVDPKFLQKYAIDDDDNGIEKALKSAKVSASGVISVKSNKTKADKKEKHKEMGRSKRKGTDGGRSELKKKRS